A genomic segment from Alkalilimnicola ehrlichii MLHE-1 encodes:
- a CDS encoding C39 family peptidase produces MTLLKHRSFNRAQAGRDFSRVIPQSRPDSCGLAALATLMNEVLHLPTSEAALQARLKHRRPASLTDLSKLSRQAGLKAHAYAVDLDLLLRVQRPAILHMGASRRIGHYVVVRGVADDKAWLADPMRGNVHLDLTALKKHWYVPRKPFGHVLYVAGADEEWLPLNEEHLPGSPPETVSDWFPPPAGR; encoded by the coding sequence GTGACGCTGCTCAAACATCGGTCCTTCAACCGCGCGCAGGCCGGCCGGGATTTCAGCCGGGTCATTCCCCAGTCCCGCCCTGACTCCTGCGGTCTGGCCGCCCTGGCCACCCTGATGAATGAGGTCCTACACTTACCGACGAGCGAAGCCGCGCTGCAGGCGAGACTGAAACACCGCCGCCCCGCCAGCCTGACTGACCTGAGCAAGCTTAGTCGCCAGGCAGGCCTCAAGGCCCATGCCTACGCGGTCGACCTGGACCTGCTCCTTCGGGTGCAACGACCGGCCATACTGCATATGGGGGCCTCGCGCCGGATCGGGCACTACGTGGTGGTCCGGGGGGTTGCGGACGACAAAGCGTGGCTCGCCGATCCCATGCGCGGCAACGTCCACCTGGACCTGACCGCCCTCAAGAAACACTGGTACGTGCCTCGCAAACCCTTTGGTCACGTCCTTTACGTCGCCGGAGCGGACGAGGAATGGTTACCCCTGAACGAGGAGCACCTTCCGGGCAGCCCGCCGGAAACGGTCAGCGACTGGTTCCCCCCGCCGGCCGGACGTTAG
- a CDS encoding DUF3613 domain-containing protein, giving the protein MMSQRVNEQPRWRWCWPAVLVLFLTGPVLADGAAEEAESAVRSSPERAGEQTRAWLALQRDGDQASTYVQGLPEAARTRALRRYLDSFTHPIPETYFDRDSFGVD; this is encoded by the coding sequence ATGATGTCACAGCGAGTCAATGAACAGCCGCGATGGCGTTGGTGCTGGCCGGCGGTGCTGGTGCTGTTCCTAACCGGTCCGGTACTGGCCGACGGGGCGGCGGAGGAAGCGGAGTCGGCCGTCCGGTCGTCCCCGGAACGGGCGGGGGAGCAGACCCGTGCCTGGCTGGCGCTGCAGCGGGACGGTGACCAGGCCTCGACCTATGTGCAGGGCCTGCCGGAGGCGGCCCGCACCCGTGCGTTGCGGCGTTATCTGGACAGCTTCACCCACCCGATCCCCGAAACCTATTTCGACCGCGACTCCTTCGGGGTCGACTAA
- a CDS encoding ATP-binding protein, which yields MRRLAGVLGQALQADHVVIHLDQGEISGFPESAVHWHLHPPLQSSERLTPRAYEQTRDWQRMLDTLSPGVWLRQPDRSGIDQAVPLPKTVEGVMAERRVRSLLLFPLVSGGRPLGMLAVEQAGIREDWDDSLARGLMPVGCLVAGYIAQVGLVQERRGEAERYQGLITLGGLGQLVWWPGPDRLQWFGPATRVLGLPPSGQGHLAQLERAGALPDAAPVVSGFRDAAAGAVGLESEVRVAVSDPRGTGQGRRWYQLRFRRESGSQEDRVLAVLYEITGEVEAREAHRVSAYALESVAEKAGITFYSARLEGHRLLPDYVSSSSEGLLGQAVRNLPAQERLSSLTHPADLAIIKERVKQLQREGQFSAIYRLRTADGGYRWVYEGVQSAGGGNVVGMFWDVTRRQQLEQAIADSERRYKAIVDDAPAFICRYTTDFRIVFHNTAFFESFIEPLQGEQDGVTWLDLLPEEERVGIGDRLGQLTPLSPIISYELRMQVPGRGVRWVTWSERGFFSDDGDLLEVQAVGHDNTEIKSAQEKLIHAAKMATVGEMATGVAHEINQPLNVIKMASFNARRNLAKGEAGLEQVGKKLDRIIGQVERAAAIIQQMRVFGRKSDPEARLFSVVAAIEDALVLIQEQFTGNGLQVTFEDRARGACQVLGNQDQLVQVLLNLMINSRDAIRERAREQGNAEYLQGEWITLKLESIDDDGGREMLRIRVQDSGPGISDAALGHLFDPFFTTKEVGEGTGLGLSVSFGIVKSMGGVISARNTDAGAEFTVDLPAVEERTL from the coding sequence TTGCGGCGCCTGGCTGGGGTGCTGGGGCAGGCGCTTCAGGCGGACCACGTCGTTATTCACTTGGATCAGGGCGAGATCTCGGGGTTTCCGGAGTCGGCTGTCCACTGGCATCTGCACCCGCCCCTCCAGTCCAGCGAGCGGTTAACGCCGCGGGCCTACGAACAGACCCGGGATTGGCAGCGGATGCTGGATACCCTCAGTCCGGGTGTCTGGCTGCGCCAACCGGACCGCAGTGGCATTGATCAGGCCGTGCCCCTGCCCAAGACCGTCGAGGGGGTGATGGCGGAGCGCCGGGTGCGCTCGCTGCTGCTTTTCCCGCTGGTGAGCGGTGGCCGGCCTTTGGGCATGCTGGCGGTGGAACAAGCCGGTATTCGGGAGGACTGGGATGACTCGCTGGCCCGCGGCCTGATGCCCGTCGGCTGCCTGGTCGCCGGTTACATCGCCCAGGTGGGGCTGGTGCAGGAGCGGCGAGGAGAGGCGGAGCGCTATCAGGGCCTGATCACGCTGGGGGGCTTGGGGCAATTGGTCTGGTGGCCCGGACCGGATCGCCTGCAGTGGTTCGGGCCCGCCACCCGAGTGCTGGGCCTGCCGCCCTCCGGCCAGGGGCACCTGGCGCAACTGGAACGGGCAGGGGCGTTGCCCGATGCGGCGCCGGTGGTCAGCGGTTTTCGCGATGCGGCCGCGGGCGCCGTCGGGCTCGAATCGGAGGTTCGGGTGGCGGTCTCTGATCCCCGCGGGACGGGCCAGGGGCGACGGTGGTACCAGCTCCGCTTCCGGCGGGAGTCCGGGTCGCAGGAGGACCGGGTGCTGGCGGTTCTGTATGAGATCACCGGGGAGGTGGAGGCCCGGGAGGCCCACCGGGTGAGCGCCTATGCCCTGGAGAGTGTGGCCGAAAAGGCGGGGATTACCTTCTACTCGGCACGGCTGGAGGGGCATCGCCTGTTGCCTGATTACGTAAGCTCCTCCTCCGAGGGGTTATTGGGGCAGGCCGTCCGGAATTTGCCGGCGCAGGAGCGCCTCAGCTCGCTGACTCACCCGGCGGACTTGGCCATCATCAAGGAGCGGGTGAAGCAGCTTCAGCGCGAAGGGCAGTTCTCGGCCATTTACCGGCTGCGCACCGCTGACGGCGGGTACCGTTGGGTCTATGAGGGTGTCCAGAGTGCGGGCGGGGGCAACGTCGTGGGCATGTTTTGGGATGTGACCCGGCGCCAGCAGCTTGAGCAGGCCATTGCGGACAGCGAGCGCCGGTACAAGGCCATCGTGGACGATGCCCCGGCGTTTATCTGCCGCTACACCACGGACTTCCGGATTGTCTTTCATAACACGGCCTTTTTCGAGTCGTTCATTGAGCCGTTGCAGGGGGAGCAGGACGGGGTTACCTGGCTGGATCTGCTTCCGGAAGAGGAGCGCGTTGGTATCGGCGACCGCCTGGGCCAGTTGACGCCGTTGTCGCCCATCATCAGCTACGAGCTGAGAATGCAGGTGCCGGGCCGGGGGGTGCGCTGGGTGACCTGGTCGGAGCGGGGGTTCTTCTCCGACGATGGCGACCTGCTGGAGGTGCAGGCGGTGGGACACGACAACACCGAGATCAAGAGCGCGCAGGAGAAGCTGATCCATGCGGCCAAGATGGCGACCGTGGGCGAAATGGCCACGGGGGTGGCGCACGAGATCAACCAGCCGCTGAATGTCATCAAGATGGCGTCGTTCAACGCCCGGCGCAACCTAGCCAAGGGCGAGGCCGGCCTGGAACAGGTGGGCAAGAAGCTGGACCGCATCATCGGCCAGGTGGAGCGGGCCGCCGCCATCATCCAGCAGATGCGGGTCTTTGGCCGGAAAAGCGATCCTGAAGCGCGATTGTTCTCGGTGGTGGCCGCCATTGAGGATGCCCTGGTTCTGATCCAGGAGCAGTTCACCGGCAATGGCCTGCAGGTGACGTTTGAGGATCGGGCCCGCGGAGCCTGCCAGGTGCTGGGTAACCAGGACCAACTGGTTCAGGTGTTGCTGAACCTGATGATCAACAGCCGGGATGCCATCAGGGAGCGGGCCCGGGAGCAGGGTAACGCGGAGTACTTACAGGGTGAATGGATTACACTAAAGTTAGAGTCCATTGACGACGATGGAGGGCGCGAAATGCTGCGCATACGTGTCCAGGACTCAGGGCCGGGGATCAGTGACGCCGCCTTGGGTCACCTGTTCGACCCGTTCTTTACCACCAAGGAGGTCGGTGAGGGGACAGGGCTTGGACTCTCGGTCAGTTTCGGGATCGTAAAGAGCATGGGCGGCGTGATTTCGGCACGCAATACCGATGCGGGTGCGGAGTTCACGGTCGATTTGCCCGCCGTTGAAGAACGGACGTTATGA
- a CDS encoding ABC transporter permease, with amino-acid sequence MRLPVSTASISNAFALLREHKVRSGLTVLGIAVGIWAVVTLLAIGMGARSYIEGQVQILGSDLLVVTPGSSEDPTSFFNPVIMESLTLADAEHFRNRIPDVHRVAAVFQLSGELSVADKRAAGSVVGTEPDYFALRELSVDTGRLLNRADQRSAAPVAVLGAELAQQLFGNQPPLGESIRFRGQPLEVVGVLSQRDDAALGQGEDRNLFVPIRYAQRALAGAHHVEYIMVEPTGRETKDAVARAIDLHLMTRKSRLSNAGKTHTVTDFGEIATLAGRIVDAMTWTLVSIAGVSLVVGGIGVMNVMLASVSERVSEIGIRRAVGANANQIRLQFLSEAAMLTVVGGVVGLCLAFISILLANQLLPWEGSLTVTSVLLVLLFSASIGGFFGYYPARKAANMPPMEALRYD; translated from the coding sequence ATGAGACTGCCCGTTTCCACCGCTTCGATCAGCAACGCCTTCGCCCTGCTGCGGGAGCACAAGGTGCGCTCCGGGCTGACGGTGCTCGGCATCGCCGTGGGGATCTGGGCAGTGGTGACCCTGCTGGCCATTGGCATGGGCGCACGGAGCTACATCGAGGGCCAGGTCCAGATCCTCGGCTCGGACCTGCTGGTGGTGACGCCCGGTTCCTCGGAGGACCCCACCAGCTTCTTCAACCCGGTGATCATGGAGAGCCTGACCCTGGCCGATGCCGAGCATTTCCGCAACCGGATCCCGGACGTCCACCGGGTGGCGGCCGTCTTTCAACTCAGCGGCGAACTCAGCGTGGCCGACAAGCGGGCGGCCGGCAGCGTGGTGGGCACAGAGCCCGACTATTTCGCCCTCCGGGAGCTGAGCGTGGACACCGGCCGGCTCCTCAACAGGGCGGATCAGCGCTCCGCGGCACCGGTTGCCGTCCTCGGTGCGGAGCTCGCCCAGCAATTGTTCGGCAACCAACCGCCGCTGGGCGAGTCCATCCGTTTCCGCGGGCAACCGTTGGAGGTGGTCGGGGTGCTCAGCCAACGGGACGACGCGGCGCTGGGGCAGGGCGAGGACCGCAACCTCTTCGTCCCCATCCGGTATGCCCAGCGGGCCCTGGCTGGGGCCCACCACGTGGAATACATCATGGTGGAGCCCACCGGCCGTGAAACCAAGGACGCAGTGGCCCGCGCCATCGATCTGCACCTGATGACCCGCAAATCCCGGCTCAGCAATGCCGGCAAGACCCACACCGTGACCGACTTTGGCGAGATCGCGACCCTGGCCGGAAGGATTGTCGACGCCATGACCTGGACCCTGGTCAGCATCGCCGGCGTCAGCCTGGTGGTCGGGGGGATCGGTGTGATGAACGTCATGCTGGCCTCGGTCAGCGAACGGGTCAGCGAGATCGGCATCCGGCGCGCGGTGGGGGCCAATGCCAACCAGATCCGGCTGCAGTTTCTCTCCGAGGCGGCCATGCTCACCGTGGTCGGGGGGGTGGTCGGGCTGTGCCTGGCCTTTATTTCCATCCTCCTCGCCAACCAGTTGCTGCCCTGGGAAGGGAGCCTGACGGTCACCTCGGTGCTGCTGGTCCTGCTCTTCTCAGCGAGTATTGGCGGCTTCTTCGGCTACTACCCGGCACGTAAAGCGGCGAACATGCCACCCATGGAGGCCTTGCGCTATGACTGA
- a CDS encoding response regulator transcription factor: MQREDSHSEPVAVLVVDDEKYIVEEIVEYLSELGYDCESATSADEARKKFFERKDIKVVITDIKMPGEDGITFAGWLIDSFEADRVFEVAVLTGHGSHSNAIAALRSGVREYLQKPVNLDQLARCVEKLVERVNRRSEIRGGGEIGVKLDSVATSVSTMASDLEEIKGSVMGQRGGQATRGKEGVQGGLVEGFARLTKRQREVTELIAKGHSNYQIANHLQISENTVKLYVSQVLALTGVSNRTQLALLANRHGLLEESSG, translated from the coding sequence ATGCAAAGAGAAGACAGTCACTCCGAACCGGTGGCGGTTCTGGTGGTCGATGATGAAAAGTATATCGTCGAGGAGATCGTCGAATATCTCTCCGAGCTCGGTTACGATTGCGAGAGCGCGACCTCAGCGGATGAGGCGCGGAAAAAGTTCTTCGAGCGTAAAGACATCAAGGTGGTGATCACCGATATCAAGATGCCGGGCGAGGACGGGATTACGTTCGCTGGCTGGCTCATCGATTCGTTTGAGGCCGACCGGGTGTTCGAGGTGGCGGTATTGACGGGCCACGGCTCCCATAGCAACGCCATTGCGGCGCTGCGCAGTGGTGTCCGGGAATACCTGCAAAAGCCGGTCAATCTGGACCAGCTGGCCCGATGTGTCGAAAAACTGGTTGAGCGGGTCAATCGCCGGAGCGAAATCCGCGGCGGGGGCGAAATCGGGGTGAAACTCGATTCCGTGGCGACCTCGGTGAGCACCATGGCCAGTGACCTTGAGGAGATCAAGGGCAGCGTTATGGGGCAGCGCGGTGGTCAGGCAACCCGCGGGAAGGAGGGCGTCCAGGGCGGGCTGGTGGAAGGCTTCGCCCGGCTGACCAAGCGGCAACGCGAGGTGACCGAGCTGATCGCCAAGGGGCACAGCAATTACCAGATTGCCAACCACCTGCAGATCTCGGAGAACACGGTCAAGCTTTACGTGTCGCAGGTCCTCGCCCTGACCGGGGTCTCCAACCGGACCCAACTGGCCCTGCTGGCGAACCGCCACGGCTTGCTGGAGGAATCCTCCGGCTGA
- a CDS encoding response regulator, translated as MIQPNVLLVDDDALVHEELTEALEDAGYNVWHANNGQGAIQTLCEDLSIRIVILDLRMPIQDGFFVLNTLRRDFGDYHGIIIITGHGTKEAALEGIRKGVTDFLEKPVSPDDVIAAVEAIQAADALKSL; from the coding sequence ATGATTCAGCCTAATGTCCTGTTGGTCGATGACGATGCCTTGGTCCATGAGGAATTGACCGAGGCGTTGGAGGATGCGGGTTATAACGTTTGGCATGCTAATAATGGGCAGGGGGCCATTCAGACCCTGTGTGAGGATTTGAGCATTCGCATCGTCATACTTGACTTGCGGATGCCAATCCAGGATGGTTTTTTTGTATTGAACACCCTGAGAAGGGATTTTGGTGATTATCACGGCATCATCATTATCACCGGTCACGGGACCAAGGAGGCCGCGCTCGAAGGGATTCGCAAGGGGGTGACCGATTTCCTGGAGAAACCGGTATCGCCCGACGACGTGATCGCCGCGGTGGAGGCGATCCAGGCCGCTGATGCCCTGAAGTCGTTGTAG
- a CDS encoding TadG family pilus assembly protein, with translation MVRLQGQGIGPGRQRGAIGLAAVLLLVVVVVFLALALDAGRLYMEQRNLQRIADATALETAWKHTGCTADPASALQTAQAVAERNGYQGDDLVIGAQGLLLGRLVEDGVLRVFETMPDVGHHGVVPEAARVHVEHEVPQSLVLGGLFGQQATLSAEAVARRMPLVGISAGSWAARVDTENSPLLNALLNGLLGTNLQLDAVAFAGLVDTSVTLLQLAQDLAVLGVDLSVATVDELLSANVRLLDVLEAAVRAVEREGVLDVNASVLRNQLLNIGVENLELQLADILQVQAPSMDPDAALDAQVNVLDLIMTTAMTATRDHAVELDVLLPLSDLNLLNLVDVDARVKATIVEPPQIVIGPPGRGPDGEWRTIVDTAQVRLQAAADLSLNVGIAAVDVDLGVALQAAQGSAWVEGVGCPPDTPGATEVAVGTLPGVANLELGEFDDIAVSDPSVLPVAVEVRALGIHIATLALAANAPIQPAAGETLHFLVEDRAALPTEVQSVASGLGGALANGLQTLGESIDVEITLVEDLGVLATLLGLTTAVVEALVNEVVAILLSLVLPLVLQLLGSVILEPLLSMLGVGVGGLDVQVVELLEGGVDLVR, from the coding sequence ATGGTGAGACTGCAAGGACAGGGAATCGGTCCGGGGCGGCAGCGGGGTGCGATCGGCCTGGCGGCGGTCCTCCTGCTGGTGGTGGTGGTCGTGTTCCTGGCCCTGGCTCTGGATGCCGGCCGGCTCTATATGGAGCAGCGGAACCTGCAGCGGATCGCCGATGCGACGGCCCTGGAAACGGCCTGGAAGCATACCGGCTGCACGGCGGATCCTGCATCGGCGCTACAGACGGCGCAGGCGGTGGCGGAGCGCAACGGCTACCAGGGTGATGACCTCGTCATAGGAGCGCAGGGGCTGTTGCTGGGCCGTCTGGTGGAGGACGGCGTCCTCCGGGTGTTCGAGACCATGCCGGATGTAGGCCATCACGGGGTGGTGCCGGAGGCGGCGCGGGTGCACGTGGAGCACGAGGTGCCGCAGAGCTTGGTCCTCGGGGGGCTGTTTGGCCAGCAGGCCACCCTGAGCGCCGAGGCGGTGGCCCGGCGCATGCCGCTGGTGGGGATCTCCGCCGGCTCCTGGGCCGCGCGGGTGGACACCGAGAACTCCCCCCTGCTCAATGCCCTGCTTAACGGTCTGCTGGGGACCAACCTGCAGTTGGACGCGGTGGCCTTCGCCGGCCTGGTGGATACCTCAGTGACGCTGCTCCAGTTGGCTCAGGACCTGGCGGTACTGGGGGTGGATCTCAGTGTCGCGACGGTCGATGAGCTGCTGTCCGCAAATGTGCGTTTGCTGGATGTGCTGGAGGCAGCCGTCCGGGCGGTGGAACGGGAGGGTGTCCTCGACGTGAACGCCTCGGTCCTGCGCAACCAGCTCCTGAACATCGGGGTGGAAAACCTGGAGCTGCAGCTTGCCGACATCCTCCAGGTCCAGGCCCCCTCCATGGATCCGGACGCAGCCCTGGACGCCCAAGTCAATGTGCTGGACCTGATCATGACCACGGCGATGACCGCAACCCGGGACCACGCCGTGGAGCTTGATGTTCTCCTGCCACTGAGTGATCTGAATCTGCTGAACCTGGTAGATGTTGACGCCCGGGTTAAGGCCACGATTGTCGAGCCGCCGCAGATTGTCATCGGCCCGCCCGGCCGGGGCCCCGACGGGGAGTGGCGGACCATTGTGGATACCGCGCAGGTGCGCCTCCAGGCCGCCGCGGACCTATCATTGAATGTGGGTATCGCAGCGGTCGACGTCGACCTGGGGGTGGCGCTGCAGGCGGCGCAAGGGAGCGCCTGGGTTGAGGGGGTTGGCTGTCCTCCGGACACCCCCGGGGCCACGGAGGTGGCGGTCGGCACTCTGCCCGGGGTTGCTAATCTGGAGCTGGGGGAGTTTGATGACATCGCTGTCTCCGACCCGTCGGTGTTACCGGTGGCGGTCGAGGTGAGGGCCTTGGGGATTCACATTGCCACCCTGGCGCTCGCTGCGAACGCGCCGATTCAGCCTGCTGCCGGCGAAACGCTTCATTTCCTGGTTGAGGACCGGGCGGCGTTGCCTACAGAGGTGCAATCCGTCGCCAGCGGCTTGGGCGGAGCACTGGCGAACGGGTTACAGACCTTGGGCGAGAGTATCGATGTGGAGATCACCCTGGTCGAGGATTTGGGAGTGCTCGCAACGTTGCTGGGACTGACCACGGCCGTGGTGGAAGCGCTGGTTAATGAAGTGGTTGCGATCTTGCTGAGCCTGGTATTACCCCTCGTGCTGCAGCTATTAGGGAGCGTCATTCTGGAGCCGCTGCTGAGCATGCTTGGCGTTGGCGTGGGAGGGTTAGACGTCCAAGTGGTGGAGCTGCTTGAGGGCGGCGTCGATCTGGTCCGATGA
- a CDS encoding TadE/TadG family type IV pilus assembly protein, with protein MGVQMGGNRRQRGAAAIEFALVFLLFFTVFYAIVSYTFPMLLVQQMNMAVAEGARVGLRVDPSRTDFGQYDTYPDAVIGHSKQATNDLLSESVLTALAPGDFDVEVTLTGDVLSVRVAYDYQAAPFVVPLVFPGIGAVPQLPETLEASTRIEF; from the coding sequence ATGGGCGTGCAGATGGGTGGCAACAGGAGGCAGCGCGGCGCGGCGGCCATAGAGTTCGCCCTGGTCTTCCTGCTCTTTTTCACGGTGTTCTACGCGATTGTCTCCTACACCTTTCCGATGCTGTTGGTGCAACAGATGAATATGGCAGTGGCCGAAGGGGCGCGGGTGGGCTTGCGGGTCGATCCCTCCCGGACGGATTTCGGCCAATATGACACCTATCCGGATGCGGTTATTGGGCATTCGAAACAGGCCACCAATGACCTGCTGTCGGAGTCGGTCCTTACGGCCCTGGCACCCGGAGATTTCGACGTGGAGGTCACCCTGACCGGAGACGTCCTTTCGGTTCGGGTGGCGTATGATTACCAGGCTGCGCCGTTTGTCGTGCCGCTGGTGTTTCCGGGAATCGGGGCTGTCCCGCAGTTGCCGGAGACACTGGAGGCCAGCACCCGTATAGAGTTCTAA
- a CDS encoding ABC transporter ATP-binding protein, with product MSIVLELAHVAKSFSVGGHRVSPLIDANLVVRRGDLVSIVGPSGSGKSTLLHVLGCLERPDQGEVYIRGRPTRDLSDEELSAFRGKTLGFVFQRFYLIDRMTALQNVAMPLEYRDDLTREEAWARAWESLERVGLAEHAHHRPRQLSGGQQQRVAIARALASHPTVLLLDEPTGNLDPDTGRSIMRIIHELRQVIPEMAVILVTHDMALAADAEIAYELHRGRLHRVHWDQAGPGVQTISASCPA from the coding sequence ATGTCTATCGTTCTCGAACTCGCTCACGTGGCCAAGAGCTTCTCAGTGGGGGGCCATCGGGTCTCGCCCTTGATTGATGCGAATCTGGTGGTCCGGCGCGGCGATCTGGTCTCCATCGTGGGGCCGTCCGGCTCCGGGAAATCCACCCTACTTCACGTGCTCGGTTGCCTGGAGCGGCCGGACCAGGGCGAGGTCTATATCCGGGGCCGGCCCACCCGCGATCTCTCCGATGAGGAGCTGTCCGCCTTTCGCGGCAAGACCCTGGGTTTCGTATTCCAGCGCTTCTACCTCATCGACCGGATGACGGCCCTGCAGAACGTGGCCATGCCGTTGGAATACCGTGATGATCTGACCCGTGAGGAGGCCTGGGCCCGGGCCTGGGAGAGCCTGGAACGCGTCGGCCTGGCCGAGCACGCCCACCACCGCCCCCGGCAGCTCTCGGGCGGTCAGCAACAGCGGGTGGCCATCGCCCGGGCGTTGGCCTCCCATCCGACGGTGCTGCTGCTGGACGAGCCCACCGGCAACCTGGACCCGGACACCGGCCGCAGCATCATGCGGATCATCCACGAACTGCGCCAGGTCATCCCGGAGATGGCGGTCATCCTGGTCACCCACGACATGGCGCTCGCCGCAGACGCTGAGATCGCCTACGAGCTCCACCGCGGTCGGCTCCACCGGGTGCACTGGGACCAGGCGGGGCCTGGCGTGCAGACAATCAGCGCATCCTGTCCGGCATGA
- a CDS encoding tetratricopeptide repeat protein, translating to MTDFRQWLTGLGAALLLSGCAALGPNADDARPGAGECRSDLDPEQRMAMEEAEQLMARGQAYAALAHLDGLGGGSAEIRLAKAQILSQMGRAEARDHFHAVENDACLRGAARHGLGVLAIREGDYARAAEALAAARRDLPRVAQVRNDYGFVLLMLGRDSEAEFELRSALELSEGHEQPLENLMLLYLSQDNIPRLNALLQRYDVDQTLVARLNERLPRLEQARARAQRGERVTEPVQGVSEAPDLGLPSD from the coding sequence GTGACTGACTTTCGACAATGGCTCACAGGGCTGGGGGCGGCGCTGCTGCTCTCCGGCTGTGCGGCGCTGGGCCCGAACGCGGACGACGCCCGCCCCGGGGCGGGCGAATGCCGGTCCGACCTGGACCCGGAGCAGCGCATGGCCATGGAGGAGGCGGAGCAGCTGATGGCCCGGGGGCAGGCCTATGCCGCCCTCGCACACCTGGATGGCCTGGGCGGCGGGTCGGCCGAGATCCGGCTGGCCAAGGCGCAGATCCTCAGCCAGATGGGGCGGGCGGAGGCGCGGGACCATTTCCACGCCGTCGAGAACGACGCCTGCCTCCGGGGGGCGGCCCGCCATGGCCTGGGGGTGCTGGCCATCCGGGAGGGCGATTATGCGCGCGCGGCCGAGGCACTGGCCGCCGCCCGGCGCGATCTGCCCCGGGTGGCCCAGGTACGCAACGACTACGGCTTCGTGCTCCTGATGCTGGGCCGGGACAGCGAGGCGGAGTTCGAGCTGCGCAGCGCCCTGGAGTTGAGCGAGGGGCATGAGCAGCCACTGGAAAACCTGATGCTGCTCTATCTCAGCCAGGACAACATCCCCCGGCTGAATGCGTTGCTGCAGCGTTACGACGTGGACCAGACCCTGGTGGCCCGGCTCAACGAGCGCCTGCCGCGCCTGGAGCAGGCGCGGGCCCGGGCGCAACGGGGCGAGCGGGTGACGGAACCGGTCCAAGGCGTATCCGAAGCCCCGGACTTGGGGTTGCCTTCCGATTGA